TGATTGGAATGGATGTAGATGTTGCCGGAGGTCGATTTGGTCCATTATGAGTGAAATTAGCTGCATTGGAGAGTTAAATCGTAGTACATTGATTGTAGATTTGAAAATCAATACGGCTAAGATAGGAGAACTAGTGAAACTATAGTAGAGCTAGTAATACTGATATTTGTAGTATAGCTAGTAATACTAGTATTACTGATATTTGTTGTACAGCTAGTTATACTAGTATTACTGAACGAGAACggttaataattaattatgttGGAATATTTCGATGCATAATGAATGATATTCAATGGTTGTCTTGTCAGGATCCAATGAGCAACAACGTCATCATACATTTCAGATGCGAAGGTCACATGTATAGTGTAGTGATTAAGAATGAAGTGGACGATATAACTGTTTCAATGGTAGAAGCACGGATATGCAAGAAGCTTGGGATAGATGAAAGTTCAGTGAAGTTGAAATTGAGTTATATTCCACTGTTGATTGGGTCTGAGGAACAATTTATCATTCTTGATGATGAAGACCTTTGTGTATATCTATTGTCTCTTGATAAAGAGAACCGCAGGTGCATATTGTATGTGGAAATCATCAGAAGATCAGAACTCCCCGAGCAACTTTCAAGAGCCGGCAAACGAAGTTCGTTAGGTAAACGAAGTTCGTTAGGTATGAACTATGAAGTGTTGCATTCGAATGACAATGATTTCGGAGATAGAGCCATAACTTTATATGGTGGCAACATTCTAGTTGAAAAACAATCTGAGCGGGGGATAGTGGCGATTCAGGAGATGTTGGAAGCAGTTGATGAAGAAGTTAATTTGGATGAAAATGGTGGTGGAAAGGAGGATGATAATGCTGGTGGAAAGGAAGATGATAATGCTGATAGAATGGAGGACGATAATGCTGTTGGAATGGAGGACGATAATGCTGGTGGAAGAGAGGATGATAATGCTGGTGGAAGAGAGGATTGTAATGCTGGTGGAAGAGAGGATTGTAATGCTGGTGGAATGGAGGACGATAATGCTGGTGGAAGAGAGGATGATAATGCTGGTGGAAGAGAAGATTGTAATGCTGGTGGAAGAGAGGATTGTAATGCTGGTGGAATGGAGGACAATGGTACACAAGAGTCAGAAATGCGTGGAAGATATATAGAGGCACCTCCTCTTGCCAAACCAGTTCCATTTATGGAGGCATGGGAAGACGGTTTGGGGTTGAAAATACAACAAGAGTTTGTTAGTAAAAAGGCAGTGCAAGAAGTGGTGGATCGAGGAGCATGTTCGAATAGTTTTGGGTTTGAGGTGGTAAAATCGGATAAGCAGCGATTAGTGTTAAAATGTCCGAAGGAAGGTTGTCAATGGGGAGTACGAGCTGCAAAAATTGGCCGGAGTGAAACGTTCTCTATTAGAACGTACTCGAACTTGCATACATGCTCTCGTGGAAGTCAGAGTAAATGCAACTCAAGGAGGAAAGGAACACCACAGCTAGTTGCATCTCTATTGCATGATGATTATCCTGGACAAATGGAAACTCCTCCTCCTAAAAGCATTATCGAACTTGTGTGGAACAAACTTGGTGTGAAGGTATCGTACTCCACTGCTTTGCGAGGTAGAAACGAAGCTGTAAATGTTTTGCGTGGGACTCCGGAAGAAAGTTACCAGATGTTGTACTGTTATTTGTACATGTTGGAGAAGATGAATTATGGGACAATATCAAGCGTGGAATTGGATGAGTCAGACAAATTCAAATATTTGTTCATCGCTCTGGGAGCCAGCATTGAAGGTTTTCAAGTGATGCGGAAAGTGATAACAGTGGATGCCACATTTCTGAAAAATGGATATGGTGGTGTACTCGTTTTTGCCACTGCCCAAGATCCTAATCGGCACCATTATCCGTTAGCCTTTGGTGTATTAGATGGCGAGAATAAGGAGAGTTGGACTTGGTTTTTTGAGATGTTGAAAAGTGTTGTGCCGGATTCATCGGAGTTGGTATTTATGAGTGACAGAAATGTAAGCCTCATAAATGCCATAGCTAGTGTGTTTCCGATGGCTCATCATGCGCATTGTATATGGCATTTGGCGCAAAATGTGAGAGGTCATGTGCCAAACGTCAACAAGGATGTTGTTGAAGCTAGATTTATGGACATTGCTCGGATTTACACAGTGCCTGAATTCGATGCTGCTTATTCCGGTTTCAAGACTCGGTATCCATCTGCTGCGAAGTATCTTGAGGAAAGTAGTGAGAAAGAAAAGTGGGCGAGGTGTTGGTTTCCAGGAGATAGATACAACATTGACACAAGC
This sequence is a window from Raphanus sativus cultivar WK10039 unplaced genomic scaffold, ASM80110v3 Scaffold2051, whole genome shotgun sequence. Protein-coding genes within it:
- the LOC108835911 gene encoding protein FAR1-RELATED SEQUENCE 3-like, with the translated sequence MSNNVIIHFRCEGHMYSVVIKNEVDDITVSMVEARICKKLGIDESSVKLKLSYIPLLIGSEEQFIILDDEDLCVYLLSLDKENRRCILYVEIIRRSELPEQLSRAGKRSSLGKRSSLGMNYEVLHSNDNDFGDRAITLYGGNILVEKQSERGIVAIQEMLEAVDEEVNLDENGGGKEDDNAGGKEDDNADRMEDDNAVGMEDDNAGGREDDNAGGREDCNAGGREDCNAGGMEDDNAGGREDDNAGGREDCNAGGREDCNAGGMEDNGTQESEMRGRYIEAPPLAKPVPFMEAWEDGLGLKIQQEFVSKKAVQEVVDRGACSNSFGFEVVKSDKQRLVLKCPKEGCQWGVRAAKIGRSETFSIRTYSNLHTCSRGSQSKCNSRRKGTPQLVASLLHDDYPGQMETPPPKSIIELVWNKLGVKVSYSTALRGRNEAVNVLRGTPEESYQMLYCYLYMLEKMNYGTISSVELDESDKFKYLFIALGASIEGFQVMRKVITVDATFLKNGYGGVLVFATAQDPNRHHYPLAFGVLDGENKESWTWFFEMLKSVVPDSSELVFMSDRNVSLINAIASVFPMAHHAHCIWHLAQNVRGHVPNVNKDVVEARFMDIARIYTVPEFDAAYSGFKTRYPSAAKYLEESSEKEKWARCWFPGDRYNIDTSNVVESMNSVFKDARRYSLIPMLDTIVKKTADWFNTHRQETVRGSSERKLVPLVENFVHDTWGEAECLIVSELNAFHLEYSVMGRDGKPYLVNLLAKSCSCRFFDIEKYPCVHGLAAFIFYSKKGDSNHVFDLEDLISKYYWTELWALAYYRTIYVVPDRSQWDVPDYIKNKKILAPKRIEQRGRKRVKRFPSAGERRPRTQNKRRPRQSLQWLLFGNRNV